One region of Acidovorax sp. T1 genomic DNA includes:
- a CDS encoding flavin reductase family protein, producing the protein MTAEIHTYDPRLGHGLPHDPFNAIVGPRPIGWISTQDATGALNLAPYSFFNAFNYVPPIVGFASIGYKDTLRNIEATGEFVWNLATRDLAEAMNQSCAAVPPEVSEFALAGLTPLPSDKVRPPRVAESPVTFECRSTQILQLQGIDGEKVPTWLVLGEVVAVHIARALLKDGVYDTAGAGHILRGGGLADYFAVGPEQLFKMYRPR; encoded by the coding sequence ATGACCGCTGAAATCCACACCTACGACCCCCGCTTGGGCCACGGCCTGCCGCACGATCCGTTCAATGCCATCGTCGGCCCGCGCCCCATTGGCTGGATCTCCACGCAAGATGCCACCGGCGCGCTGAACCTGGCGCCCTACAGCTTCTTCAACGCCTTCAACTACGTGCCGCCCATCGTGGGCTTTGCCAGCATCGGCTACAAAGACACGCTGCGCAACATCGAGGCCACGGGCGAGTTTGTGTGGAACCTGGCCACGCGCGACCTGGCCGAAGCCATGAACCAGAGCTGCGCCGCCGTGCCGCCCGAGGTGAGCGAGTTCGCGCTGGCGGGGCTCACGCCCCTGCCCTCCGACAAAGTACGCCCGCCGCGCGTGGCCGAAAGCCCGGTCACCTTTGAATGCCGCAGCACGCAGATCCTGCAGCTGCAGGGCATCGACGGCGAAAAGGTGCCCACCTGGCTGGTGCTGGGCGAGGTGGTGGCCGTGCACATCGCCCGGGCGCTGCTGAAAGACGGCGTGTACGACACGGCGGGCGCCGGGCATATCCTGCGCGGCGGCGGACTGGCGGACTATTTCGCGGTGGGGCCGGAGCAGTTGTTCAAGATGTACCGGCCGCGCTGA